From Cecembia calidifontis, one genomic window encodes:
- a CDS encoding aminotransferase class V-fold PLP-dependent enzyme: MKNQKHLFQLPEDIHYLNGAYMSPLLRSVEEIGIQALIQKRNPTSIQPKDFFETGEKIKANFARLVNCPAQQVAIIPAASYGLTTAVTNLPLDNGNTAIVVSDEFPSGYYAIEKWCRDHGKQLKTIPAQEFKQGRGEIWNQRILEAINQDTAVVLMSTIHWADGTQFDLKAIGQKCKENNAFFILDGTQSVGALPIDVKEIQADALVCAGYKWLMGPYAIGAAYFSEYFNNGIPLEETWVNRSNAQQFSNLTQYVEEYSPGAGRFNVGEYGNFILLPMFHAALGQILDWGVANIQTYCDEISRPLVEYCRKNGFWLEEDAYRAKHLFGIVLPDGLNNSEIIQRLQENKVFVSIRGKAIRISLHLYNTDADIKTLIGVLDGILAEKA; encoded by the coding sequence TTGAAAAACCAAAAACATCTTTTCCAACTTCCGGAAGATATCCATTATCTCAACGGGGCATATATGTCTCCTTTGCTTCGCTCTGTGGAAGAAATCGGTATTCAGGCGCTTATACAGAAGAGAAACCCAACTTCTATTCAACCAAAGGATTTTTTTGAGACAGGGGAAAAAATAAAAGCCAATTTTGCAAGATTGGTGAATTGCCCAGCCCAACAGGTGGCTATCATTCCGGCAGCCTCTTATGGACTTACCACCGCCGTCACTAATTTACCGCTGGATAATGGCAACACCGCAATTGTTGTATCTGATGAGTTCCCGAGTGGTTATTATGCCATAGAAAAATGGTGCAGAGATCATGGGAAGCAATTAAAAACCATTCCCGCACAGGAGTTCAAGCAAGGAAGAGGGGAGATTTGGAACCAAAGGATATTGGAAGCCATCAATCAGGATACGGCAGTCGTGCTCATGTCCACCATTCACTGGGCAGATGGAACGCAATTTGATCTGAAGGCCATTGGTCAAAAATGTAAGGAGAACAACGCCTTTTTTATCCTGGATGGAACCCAGTCGGTAGGGGCACTTCCTATAGATGTGAAGGAAATCCAAGCGGATGCTTTGGTCTGTGCAGGTTACAAATGGCTCATGGGGCCCTATGCCATTGGAGCAGCTTATTTTTCTGAATATTTCAATAACGGTATACCCTTGGAAGAAACTTGGGTCAATCGGAGTAATGCACAGCAATTCTCAAATCTCACCCAATATGTAGAAGAGTATTCTCCAGGAGCGGGGAGGTTCAATGTAGGTGAATACGGCAATTTCATTCTTCTCCCTATGTTTCATGCTGCACTCGGGCAAATACTAGATTGGGGAGTAGCCAATATTCAAACCTACTGCGATGAGATCTCCCGGCCTTTGGTGGAATATTGCAGGAAAAATGGCTTCTGGCTGGAAGAGGATGCCTATAGAGCCAAACATTTATTTGGGATTGTTCTTCCGGATGGATTGAATAATAGTGAGATCATTCAGCGATTGCAGGAAAATAAGGTTTTTGTTTCGATCAGGGGTAAAGCCATTCGTATTTCTTTACACTTATACAACACCGATGCAGATATCAAAACTTTAATTGGAGTGCTGGATGGGATTTTGGCTGAGAAAGCCTAA
- a CDS encoding nucleoside deaminase, whose product MDQFFEEALTQAKKSFQEGGIPIGSVLVHNGQIIGKGHNRRIQRDSVILHGEMDALESAGRQEAAIYKQSVIYTTLSPCPMCTGAILLYGIPKVVIGENKTFLGSEALLKQHGVEVIVLNNQECIELMRDFIQKNPNEWNEDIGEEVL is encoded by the coding sequence ATGGACCAATTCTTTGAAGAAGCACTTACCCAAGCCAAAAAAAGTTTTCAGGAAGGTGGTATTCCCATTGGGAGTGTGTTGGTGCACAATGGGCAAATCATCGGAAAAGGACACAACCGTAGAATCCAACGTGACAGTGTTATCCTTCATGGTGAAATGGATGCTCTAGAAAGTGCCGGGAGGCAGGAGGCAGCTATCTACAAACAATCGGTCATATACACCACCTTGTCTCCATGCCCTATGTGTACAGGGGCTATTCTTTTGTACGGCATTCCCAAAGTAGTCATTGGAGAAAATAAAACTTTTCTCGGTTCAGAAGCTCTCCTAAAGCAACATGGCGTAGAAGTCATTGTTCTCAATAATCAGGAATGTATTGAATTGATGCGTGACTTCATCCAAAAGAATCCCAATGAATGGAATGAAGATATAGGAGAGGAAGTCCTATAG
- a CDS encoding DUF3291 domain-containing protein, which produces MKATITSIQLKGPFQFFALSAKAYDIIKQLKTTNYKDFKKRGVWTKHYTMTLWHSEEELKAFSNSGAHLEAMKKSREIAREIRTITIDAEVLPSWREAKKLLEKAKVMKF; this is translated from the coding sequence ATGAAAGCAACCATCACATCAATTCAATTGAAAGGTCCTTTCCAATTTTTCGCTTTGTCCGCAAAGGCCTATGATATCATAAAACAACTTAAGACTACCAATTATAAAGATTTTAAAAAAAGAGGAGTTTGGACCAAACATTATACCATGACCCTTTGGCATTCCGAAGAGGAATTAAAAGCATTTTCAAACAGCGGTGCACATTTGGAAGCCATGAAAAAATCAAGGGAGATCGCCAGAGAAATAAGGACCATCACCATCGATGCTGAGGTGCTTCCTTCTTGGCGAGAAGCTAAAAAATTGCTTGAAAAGGCTAAAGTGATGAAATTTTAA